The following nucleotide sequence is from bacterium BMS3Abin08.
TCCGTGTATAAACTCAATTTTTATATCTGTCATTCCGGCAGTCCTCAAACCGGCATCCGGTGTTTTCAATGTCTTCTAAATGACGGATTGTTTATTGTCAGGTTAACGGTTGAAGCAGTTAAGCGGGTCTTGGAAAGGAATATTATTCTGGTTCATTCGTAAAAAAGTTAAAAACACTTGATCAGTCTGTCATTCCGGCTTGTCCGAAATCGTTTCTGCAATGTTTTCGTATAAATCACTAAATGTCGCATTGCTTTGTCTAATAAGAGTCTGTGTATTGTTACAGTCATTTGTCATTCCCGCAATCCCGAACGCATTCGGGAGTCGGGAATCCTTCTTAAAGAACGATTCCGGACACGCCGGAATGACAGGACAAGACGGAATGACATTGTGTGTCGTGGTTAATGTTAAGTTGAATTTTAAGCCTGTCTTCAACTAAAACACGAAAGAGCCCATATTTTCTTCCAAGATAAGATGCTATTATTATGAGGCTGGAAATAAACAAAGATACAGACTGATAACTATTGATGGACTCGTAAAAAGTCGTCATTCCCGCGAAAGCGGGAATCCAGGAAGCGTGTAACTATCTGAAAAGACTGGATTCCCGTTTCCACGGGAATGACAAAAAACACTTTTTCAGACTTTTTACGAGTGTATCAAACTTAACTAAATCTCTTTACACAGCTTAACAGCTATACCCGGTGCTTACGACCTAATGGTTAATCCCGAATGCCTTCGGGACTCTGCCTATTGAATCCAGCTTTATTTTATAGCAAAATATGGGGGAGTTTGTCAAATAGATTTGAGGGATTAAGGCGGGAACAAACGTCTTGTGATAACGGTTACGATTCCCGTATCGTGGTGTCTTCAGCGCCCTACATCTTTCTATACATCGCCCTTACCTCTTTTATCCTGCCACACGTATATTCCCCCTCCGGACAGGGGCCTGAGATACACGCAGGACCAGCCTTTGCGAATATGGTGGGGGCAACCCTTTTCACGGGTTTAAGCATCTCCTCAGCCATTGTCCTGATCTCCCACTGTGCCCTGAGACAGCACCGCTGAGAGAAAAAATGCAGCAACTCCCTCGCATTCATGGTAACCATTATCTTTGTCTCACAGGCATTGGGAAGGACAAACCTTGCATCCTGGTTTGCTGCCTCTCCCTTTATCCCACGCTCCTCCAGTCTCTTTACAATGTGATTATAAGCCCCCTGGGCCTTAGCCATAAAGTCTTCAAAGAAAGAGGCAAGCTCCGGGTCCTCTTTTATAGTCGGCGGCACCAGGAAATCAAAACCAGCCTCTTCACTGACATACCTCTGGGACTGCTGACTGTATGAAGCAAGTCTGTGTCTGACGAGCTGATGAGAACAGGCCCTCGATATTCCCTCAACGGCAAACGTAAAAGATGCATGTTCAATGGGTGTCATGTGCCCCATTTTCATGAGCTTCTCTACAAATGCCTTTTGGTCCCCGGCCTTTATCTTTTCTCTGAGTTTCTCGATATCCGAGGGGCTGTAGCATAGCTTGGCGGCCATTGCCACTGTCTCCTCGGGCTCGGGGGTATGCTTTAAAAGAATAACCTTTAGTTTAGTTTCAGGCATAATGTTCCTTTGCGTTTCAGGTTATGGATCATTGGTTTCAACTTCAAGCGAATTAAAGATTTATTGAGATTTCATAGCCTATCGCCTCTCATTTAAACCCGTGCTCCTCTCCCGGAAAATCTCCATTTTCAACATCTTCCCTGTACCTCCCGATTGCATCAACCGCC
It contains:
- the thyX gene encoding thymidylate synthase ThyX encodes the protein MPETKLKVILLKHTPEPEETVAMAAKLCYSPSDIEKLREKIKAGDQKAFVEKLMKMGHMTPIEHASFTFAVEGISRACSHQLVRHRLASYSQQSQRYVSEEAGFDFLVPPTIKEDPELASFFEDFMAKAQGAYNHIVKRLEERGIKGEAANQDARFVLPNACETKIMVTMNARELLHFFSQRCCLRAQWEIRTMAEEMLKPVKRVAPTIFAKAGPACISGPCPEGEYTCGRIKEVRAMYRKM